A genomic window from Anthonomus grandis grandis chromosome 4, icAntGran1.3, whole genome shotgun sequence includes:
- the LOC126735500 gene encoding ATP-dependent RNA helicase abstrakt, translated as MSDKEPPIKRYRRPENDEEKSSDSDDSNYVPYVPVKERKKQQLLKIGRLGQVKESDHGKQASQSENELNEEEEEEMWGRKNNIPLLDQHNELRKLAEAKKVSAAERQLKKEEEILDIVAEKKALMGVSELAKGIQYSEPIKTSWKPPRYVRGMPYTRHETLRQKLRILVEGEDIPPPLKSFRDMKLHEGIMEGLKQKNIKKPTPIQVQGIPTVLSGRDMIGIAFTGSGKTLVFVLPIIMFCLEQEVKMPFIANEGPYGLIICPSRELAKQTYDIIQYFCGHLVKKGMPEIRSCLSIGGVPVNEAIETIQRGVHIMVATPGRLMDMLEKKIVKLTVCRYLCMDEADRMIDLGFEEDVRTIFSYFSGQRQTLLFSATMPKKIQNFARSALVKPITINVGRAGAASMNVTQEVEYVKQEAKVVYLLECLQKTPPPVLIFAEKKQDVDAIHEYLLLKGVEAVAIHGGKDQEERSRSVEAFRRHEKDVLVATDVASKGLDFPDIQHVINYDMPDDVENYVHRIGRTGRSENKGLATTFINKSNDEMVLLDLKHLLIEAKQKVPEFLLEICPESEKYLQVGDERGCAYCGGLGHRITDCPKLEAQQNKQASNIGRRDYLSNTAADY; from the coding sequence atgTCTGATAAGGAGCCTCCTATAAAGCGATATCGGCGGCCAGAAAATGACGAAGAAAAGTCGTCAGATTCGGACGATAGCAACTATGTCCCTTACGTTCCTGTAAAAGAACGTAAAAAGCAACAACTGTTAAAAATCGGACGCTTAGGACAAGTGAAGGAAAGTGACCATGGTAAGCAAGCATCACAAAGTGAAAATGAACTCAACGAGGAGGAGGAAGAAGAAATGTGGGGCAGAAAGAATAACATTCCATTGCTGGACCAACATAACGAGTTGCGTAAACTTGCCGAAGCCAAAAAAGTGAGTGCTGCTGAAAGACaactaaaaaaagaagaagaaatactTGATATAGTTGCAGAGAAAAAGGCCTTGATGGGTGTGAGCGAGTTGGCAAAAGGTATTCAGTACAGTGAACCAATAAAGACAAGCTGGAAACCACCAAGGTATGTCCGAGGAATGCCTTATACAAGACATGAAAccttgagacaaaaattaaggATATTAGTTGAAGGTGAAGATATACCCCCTCCATTAAAGTCATTTAGAGATATGAAGCTGCATGAAGGCATTATGGAGGGCCTTAAGCAAAAGAACATTAAGAAACCCACCCCAATTCAAGTTCAAGGGATACCAACTGTACTCTCTGGTAGAGACATGATTGGTATAGCTTTCACAGGTTCAGGCAAGACCTTAGTTTTTGTCTTGCCAATAATAATGTTTTGCCTTGAGCAAGAAGTCAAAATGCCCTTTATAGCTAACGAAGGCCCATATGGGCTAATCATTTGCCCCTCCAGAGAGCTTGCTAAGCAAACATATGATATTATTCAGTACTTTTGTGGGCATTTAGTCAAAAAAGGCATGCCAGAGATTAGAAGTTGCCTCTCAATCGGGGGTGTACCAGTGAATGAAGCAATTGAGACCATACAGAGAGGAGTGCATATTATGGTAGCCACACCAGGAAGACTTATGGATATGCTAGAGAAGAAAATAGTGAAATTGACTGTATGCAGGTACCTTTGCATGGACGAAGCAGACAGGATGATTGACCTGGGATTTGAAGAAGATGTCAGAAccatattttcatatttcagtGGGCAGAGGCAAACTTTACTATTTTCAGCCACTATGCCCaaaaagattcaaaattttGCCAGATCAGCTCTGGTAAAACCCATAACTATTAATGTGGGAAGAGCAGGTGCAGCATCCATGAATGTCACCCAAGAAGTTGAGTATGTGAAGCAAGAAGCCAAAGTTGTCTATCTCTTGGAATGTTTGCAGAAAACCCCTCCACCAGTGCTCATTTTTGCAGAGAAAAAACAAGATGTGGATGCAATACATGAGTATTTACTCTTAAAGGGTGTAGAAGCAGTTGCCATACATGGAGGCAAAGACCAAGAAGAAAGATCCAGATCAGTGGAAGCATTTAGGAGGCATGAAAAAGACGTTTTGGTAGCCACTGATGTTGCTTCCAAAGGTCTGGATTTCCCAGACATTCAGCATGTTATAAACTATGACATGCCCGATGATGTGGAGAACTATGTGCATAGAATAGGTCGTACCGGAAGATCTGAGAATAAAGGCTTAGCCACTACGTTCATTAATAAATCCAATGATGAAATGGTACTGCTTGACCTAAAGCATTTACTTATTGAGGCCAAGCAAAAAGTACCAGAATTCTTGCTGGAGATCTGTCCAGAGAGTGAGAAATATTTACAAGTTGGAGATGAAAGGGGTTGTGCATATTGTGGTGGTCTGGGGCACAGAATCACAGACTGCCCCAAACTGGAGGCACAACAAAACAAACAGGCATCAAATATTGGCAGAAGGGACTATTTATCAAACACTGCGGCAGACTATTAG